AACGCGCGGCGCAGTCCTGCACCATCGACCACCCGGCGTAGAGTTCGGCCTGACTGTCGGCGAGCATCGCCTGTACTAACTGGAAGTCGCCGATGCGCTCGCCGAACTGTTTGCGCTCACGCGCGTAGGCCACGGACTCGTCGAGGATGCGCTGCGCCATGCCGCAGGCGAGCGCCGCCACGTGCAAACGCCCCCGGTCGAGCACCTTCATGGCCGTCTTGAAGCCCTTGCCCGCCTCGCCGCCGATGATGTTCGACGCCGGGACGCGCGCGCCTTGCAGCACGACGTCGCAGGTCTTCGTCCCCCGCTGGCCCATCTTCTTGTCCGGCTTGCCCAGCGACAGCCCCGGTGTGTCAGCGGGGACGATGAACGCCGAAATGCCACCCGCGCCCTCGCCGCCGGTGCGCGCCATCAGCGTGAACGCTCCGGCGCGCGGCGCGTTGGTGATGAAACGCTTCACGCCGTCGAGTACGTAGACGTCGCCGTCGCGCACCGCACGGGTCTTGAGCGCAGCCGCATCCGATCCCACATCCGGCTCCGTCAGTGCGAACGACATGATCAGATCTCCGCTCGCCACGCGCGGCAACAGATCGCGCTTCTGCGCGTCGGTACCGTCCATCAGAATGCCCTGCGAGCCGATGCCGACGTTCGTGCCGAACACCGACCGGAAGGCCAGCGACGTCTGTCCGAATTCATAGGCCACACGCACTTCCTGCGCCATCGACAATCCGATTCCGCCGAATTCCTCGGGAATCGACAACCCGAACAGTCCCATCTCCTTCATCTCGTCGACGAGGACGGCAGGCACTTCGTCGTGTTCTTCGACGTCGTTCTCGGCGGGCACGAGCCGCTCGCGGATGAAGCGTTGCACCGCCGCGAGCAACAACTCGAACGATTCGCTATCCAGTCCCTTGGATGTCATTGGGCGTCCCTTGAAATATGTCGTAACACTTGGCGGCGGTCGCAAAGCCCGCGCGCCCGATGCCGCTATCTTACCCGTCGCAATCCCGGACAGGCACGCCACATCTGCCTTCGCGACGATTGGCGGCCGAGGCTTCCCACGATTCCCACGGATTTCGCAACAGCCTATTAGCTAGCATCCTAATTATTAGTTAACATATAATCTTTCGCCATGACATCCCTAGAATCGCTCCGTTTTGTCTTCACCAGCCATCTGCTGCTGGCAGGCAAACAATGGCGCCAGTTATCGCAGGGCGCCATCGTCGAATACGGTATTTCCGCAGCGAGCGCCGGCCCCTTGCTGTTCATCCGCCGTCTTGGCCAGGGTGTGCGTCAGGTCGAGCTGGCCGAGTACGTCGGGCTCGAAGGGGCGTCGCTCGTGCGTCTGCTCGATCAGTTGTGTGCGGCCGGTCTGGTCGTGCGCGAGGTCGACGCGAGCG
The Pandoraea oxalativorans genome window above contains:
- a CDS encoding MarR family winged helix-turn-helix transcriptional regulator: MTSLESLRFVFTSHLLLAGKQWRQLSQGAIVEYGISAASAGPLLFIRRLGQGVRQVELAEYVGLEGASLVRLLDQLCAAGLVVREVDASDRRANALRLTEAGETLAEKLEVELSQLRAKVFANIPREDFDAVLRVFETLNRAADPDGSILTMELPKK
- a CDS encoding acyl-CoA dehydrogenase family protein translates to MTSKGLDSESFELLLAAVQRFIRERLVPAENDVEEHDEVPAVLVDEMKEMGLFGLSIPEEFGGIGLSMAQEVRVAYEFGQTSLAFRSVFGTNVGIGSQGILMDGTDAQKRDLLPRVASGDLIMSFALTEPDVGSDAAALKTRAVRDGDVYVLDGVKRFITNAPRAGAFTLMARTGGEGAGGISAFIVPADTPGLSLGKPDKKMGQRGTKTCDVVLQGARVPASNIIGGEAGKGFKTAMKVLDRGRLHVAALACGMAQRILDESVAYARERKQFGERIGDFQLVQAMLADSQAELYAGWSMVQDCAARYDAKPVGTRDADVSTRASCAKLFCTEMVGRVADRGVQVHGGAGYINEYKVERFYRDVRLLRLYEGTTQIQQLIIGRALMQGD